The following proteins are co-located in the Vespa velutina chromosome 20, iVesVel2.1, whole genome shotgun sequence genome:
- the LOC124956023 gene encoding probable ATP-dependent RNA helicase DDX27, with the protein MVFNCDLIKTIEDDEEVPDFSEKSDEEDDFQPRKQKKQEKKDFAMDFEFVNNTSEYNQDTWNDLNKYIKRKAKSKLDDKINSIRKQKETENGSINDNDNKNKIEIYEEDNEFSLSEDELKKDAFKTKQRKGKRKDTTKEQNEETINFEEFTNVDSYVSFQQMNLSRPLLKAITTMNFVHPTPIQAATIPFALMGRDICGCAATGTGKTAAYMLPTLERLLYRPLNGPAISRVLVLVPTRELGVQVYQVTKQLSQFTTIEIGLSVGGLDVKIQETVLRKNPDIVIATPGRLIDHLTNTPTFSLDSIEVLILDEADRMLDEYFAEQMKHIIKQCSRNRQTILFSATMTEEVKDLATMSLDKPVKVFVDSNQEVAFNLRQEFIRIRKEREGDREAILAALICRTFHDHTMVFVQTKKQAHRLHILLGLLGIKVGELHGNLTQPQRLENLRKFKEEEIDILLATDVAARGLDISGVKTVINFVMPVTIKHYIHRVGRTARAGRGGVSVSLAGEQERGLVKEIIKQAKNPVKNRIIPPDIIDKYNKKLQSLEPDMERILQEEKNERELAKIENQANRAENLLKGSDDKNHRSWFQSAKERKREKEKLSLTTKQPRKKKDKEEKEFSNVVEEKKKNAKKEQHKETAEDRANKELEKIAAYQARIAKQKSKAKKIRTVVDKNGYNVNNKGSKKRSRSSFADDLTDTSNKNVKRMRYEANKKQKSNPLARKSNVLGGKNQKKKLRTR; encoded by the exons atggtaTTCAATtgtgatttaataaaaactatagAAGATGACGAAGAAGTGCCAGATTTTTCAGAGAAATCagacgaagaagatgat tTTCAGcctcgaaaacaaaaaaagcaagagaaaaaagattttgctATGGATTttgaatttgtaaataatacttCTGAATACAATCAAGATACCTggaatgatttaaataaatatattaaaagaaaagctaAAAGTAAATTAGATGATAAGATAAACAGTATTaggaaacaaaaggaaacaGAG aatGGAAGTatcaatgataatgacaacaaaaataaaatagaaatttatgaaGAAGATAATGAGTTTTCCTTGTCTGAGGATGAACTCaaaaaag ATGCATTTAAAACCAAGCAGAGGAAAGGTAAAAGGAAAGACACTACTAAAGAACAGAATgaagaaacaattaattttgaagAATTTACAAATGTCGATTCTTATGTGTCTTTTCAACAAATGAATTTATCTAGACCCTTATTAAAg gcaataacgacaatgaatTTTGTCCATCCAACACCTATTCAAGCAGCTACAATACCATTTGCTTTAATGGGACGTGATATATGTGGTTGTGCAGCAACAGGTACTGGGAAAACTGCAGCTTATATGCTACCAACTTTGGAAAGATTATTGTACAGACCTTTGAATGGTCCTGCTATTTCACGAGTTTTAGTACTTGTACCAACAAGAGAACTTGGAGTTCAAGTATATCAAGTTACAAAACAATTATCACAATTTACGACAATCGAAATAGGATTATCTGTTGGTGGATTAGATGTAAAAATTCAA GAAACTGTATTGCGAAAAAATCCAGATATTGTAATTGCAACTCCTGGAAGATTGATTGATCATTTAACAAATACACCAACTTTTTCTTTGGATAGCATAGAAGTGCTTATTTTAGATGAAGCAGAcag AATGTTGGATGAATATTTTGCTGAACAAATGAAgcatattataaaacaatgtTCAAGAAACAGACAAACTATTTTATTCTCAGCCACTATGACAGAGGAAGTCAAAGATCTGGCTACTATGTCGTTAGACAAACCTGTGAAAGTATTTGTGGACAGTAATCAAGAAGTTGCATTTAATTTACGACAAGAATTTATTAG AATacgcaaagaaagagaaggtgaTCGCGAAGCAATATTAGCAGCTTTAATTTGTAGGACATTTCATGATCACACTATGGTTTTTGTACAAACTAAAAAACAAGCTCATCGATTGCATATTTTATTAGGATTATTAGGCATAAAA GTTGGAGAACTTCATGGCAATCTTACACAACCTcaaagattagaaaatttaagaaaattcaaagaggaagaaatagatattCTGTTAGCAACCGATGTTGCAGCTAGAGGATTAGATATTAGCGGTGTGAAAacagtaattaattttgtaatgcCTGTTACCATAAAACATTACATCCATAG agtCGGAAGGACAGCCAGAGCAGGTCGTGGAGGAGTATCAGTATCATTAGCTGGTGAACAAGAACGTGGTTTAGTGAAAGAAATTATCAAACAAGCGAAGAATCCTGTAAAAAATAGGATAATACCTCCGGATATAAtagacaaatataataaaaaattacaatcttTAGAACCTGATATGGAAAGAATATTAcaagaagagaagaacgaaagagaacttGCCAAAATAGAAAATCAAGCAAATCGCGCTGAAAATTTACTTAAAGGTTCAGACGACAAGAATCATAGAAGTTGGTTCCAAAGTGCTAAGGAAAGGAAACGTGAGAAAg aaaaattgtcTTTAACGACGAAACAACcacgtaagaaaaaagataaggaggaaaaagaattttccaacgtagtagaagaaaagaaaaaaaatgcgaaaaaagaacaacataAAGAAACAGCCGAAGATAGAGCGAATAAAGAGTTAGAGAAGATAGCAGCGTATCAAGCAAGAATAGCTAAACAAAAATCTAAAGCAAAGAAAATTAGAACTGTTGTAGATAAAAATGGATATAATGTGAATAATAAAG GATCTAAAAAACGATCACGATCTTCATTTGCTGATGATTTGACAGATACTagcaataaaaatgtaaaaagaatgCGTTATGA agCAAATAAGAAACAGAAATCTAATCCATTGGCACGAAAATCAAATGTTCTTGGaggaaaaaatcaaaagaaaaaattaaggacacgttaa
- the LOC124956030 gene encoding reticulon-4-interacting protein 1, mitochondrial-like, producing MDEISFRISNHLERLQVQTSLVIQQGQQWISTFLTHCQRYIQELYRDQHVQRIKDIIHNLIIYIQKCWEQLRFQYYSIHVNSTQFYRQLVGIFNNEVTRREIIFCLAGITIGTLIGYSIGRNWIYYSHHMHHIKAIICHHYIGIEGVSMIDDAEMPMIKKCNDLLIQVKAASVNVVDTKICSGYSKTYRRLLNSGRYKEIPVILGRDCSGIVIDIGQRVINFDIGDEVFLAVPSWAPGTMAEYIVVPESQAVKRPKRCTYEIAASIPYSGCMAWDALVNKSVIKEGNAKGQRVLIYGGNTPVGCILIQLVKLWGGHVVTVSRKNAVPVMRALGADEVLLLDELNIEKELELHEKYNAIFYTCGPSTESHVLKKYLHPYGSYVTTMPEHLTSDSLGFISGSIFAGCVRIKLLVQYIFGCNMHQWKEGSKIKAEYLQALSELTDADEIQPVVDRVYAPHNIEEALHHILDPEAIGSTIIKF from the exons ATGGACGAAATATCTTTTCGCATATCAAATCATCTAGAAAGATTAcag GTTCAAACATCTTTAGTGATTCAACAAGGACAACAATGGATTTCTACGTTTTTAACACATTGTCAAAGATACATTCAAGAATTATATAGAGACCAACATGTACAGCGAATAAAAGATATCATACACAatctgataatatatattcaaaaatgttGGGAACAGTTAcgttttcaatattattctattcatGTTAATTCTACACAATTTTATCGACAACTAGtaggaatatttaataatgaag TCACACGAAGAGAGATTATATTTTGTCTAGCAGGTATAACTATAGGTACATTAATAGGTTATAGCATAGGCAGGAATTGGATTTATTATTCCCACCATATGCATCATATAAAAGCTATTATATGTCACCATTATATTGGTATCGAg gGTGTTTCAATGATAGATGATGCAGAGATGccaatgattaaaaaatgtaatgacTTACTGATACAAGTTAAAGCTGCTTCAGTCAATGTCGTTGACACAAAAATATGTTCTGGTTATTCGAAAACTTATAGAAGACTTCTAAATTCTGga AGGTATAAAGAAATTCCAGTAATATTAGGTAGGGATTGTTCAGGTATAGTTATAGACATTGGACAAAGagttattaattttgatattggTGATGAAGTATTTCTTGCTGTACCTTCATGGGCACCTGGTACAATGGCAGAATATATAGTTGTGCCAGAAAGCCAAGCAGTTAAACGGCCTAAACGATGTACTTATGAAATAGCTGCAAGCATTCCTTATAGTGGTTGCATGGCATGGGATGCTTTAGTTAATAAGTCTGTTATTAAAGAAGGCAATGCAAAAGGACAAAG AGTACTTATATATGGAGGAAATACTCCAGTTGGATGTATTTTAATTCAACTTGTAAAATTATGGGGTGGTCATGTAGTAACAGTATCTAGAAAAAATGCTGTACCTGTAATGAGAGCTTTAGGTGCTGatgaagttttattattagacgAATTAAATATTGAGAAGGAGTTAGAATTGCATGAAAA atataatgCAATTTTTTATACCTGTGGTCCATCAACGGAATCTCatgtattaaagaaatatttacatcCTTATGGTTCTTACGTGACAACAATGCCTGAACATTTAACATCAGATTCATTGGGATTTATATCAGGAAGTATATTTGCTGGATGTGTACGCATTAAATTATTGGTGCag TATATATTTGGTTGTAATATGCATCAATGGAAAGAAGGTTCCAAAATAAAAGCAGAATACTTACAAGCATTATCAGAATTAACTGATGCAGATGAAATACAGCCTGTTGTTGATAGAGTTTATGCACCTCATAATATCGAAGAAGCATTACATCATATATTAGATCCTGAAGCTATTGGAagtacaattattaaattttaa
- the LOC124956031 gene encoding flap endonuclease 1 produces the protein MGILGLSKLIADIAPSAIKERELKHYFGRKIAIDASMCLYQFLVAVRSEGSQLTSADGETTSHLMGTFYRTIRLVEQGIKPVYVFDGKPPDLKGGELAKRAERRDEAQKLLQAAEEAGNVEDVNKFNRRLVKVTKTHTEEVKQLLKLMGIPYVDAPCEAEAQCAALVKAGKVYATATEDMDALTFGCDVLLRRLTFSEARKMPVQEFHYDKVLEGLELNKDEFIDLCIMLGCDYTNSIKGIGPKRAIELIKAHKSLETIIEKLDTKKYTIPEDWNYQQARLLFQNPDVASTDDIELKWSEPDEDGLVKFLCGDKQFNEDRVRSGSKKLLKARNTTTQGRLDSYFKVLPVTSPNPQKRKAEEKKGTTKKGKTAGNSKFKGKAK, from the exons ATGGGTATTTTGGgcttatcaaaattaatagcAGACATAGCACCTAGTGCAATCAAGGAACGAGAATTGAAACATTATTTTG gtAGAAAAATAGCTATAGATGCATCCATGTGTTTATATCAATTTCTGGTCGCTGTTCGGAGTGAAGGATCACAGCTTACATCAGCTGATGGTGAAACAACAag TCATTTAATGGGAACATTCTATCGTACTATACGTTTGGTAGAACAAGGTATAAAACCTGTATATGTTTTTGATGGGAAACCACCAGATTTAAAAGGTGGAGAACTTGCAAAACGAGCTGAAAGAAGAGACGAAGCGCAGAAATTGTTACAAGCTGCCGAAGAAGCAG gAAATGTCGAGgatgttaataaatttaatagaagaCTGGTTAAAGTTACAAAAACTCATACAGAAGAAGTTAAGCAGTTACTTAAATTAATGGGTATACCATATGTTGAT gCTCCATGCGAAGCTGAAGCTCAATGTGCAGCTTTGGTGAAAGCTGGAAAAGTTTATGCAACTGCAACCGAAGATATGGATGCTCTTACTTTTGGATGCGATGTTTTATTACGTCGTTTGACTTTCAGTGAAGCTAGAAAGATGCCTGTTCAAGAATTTCATTATGATAAAGTATTAGAGGGTTTAGAATTGAATAAGGATGAA TTTATTGACCTTTGCATTATGTTGGGTTGTGATTATACAAATAGTATCAAAGGAATAGGCCCTAAAAGAGCAATAGAATTGATCAAAGCACATAAATCTCTTGAGacaattatagaaaaattggatacaaaaaaatatactatacCAGAAGATTGGAATTATCAACAAgcaagattattatttcaaaatcctGATGTGGCAAGTACCGATGATATTGAg CTGAAATGGTCAGAACCAGATGAAGACGGTTTAGTGAAGTTTTTATGCGGTGACAAACAATTTAATGAAGATCGTGTTAGAAGTGgttcaaagaaattattaaaagctCGTAACACAACAACTCAAGGTAGACTTGATTCATATTTTAAAGTATTACCAGTTACAAGTCCAAATCCACAAAAGCGTAAG gcagaagaaaagaaaggaacaactAAAAAAGGCAAAACTGCTGGTAATAGCAAGTTCAAAGGAAAagcaaaatga